In Burkholderia sp. WP9, a genomic segment contains:
- the araG gene encoding L-arabinose ABC transporter ATP-binding protein AraG, translating to MSATLRFDNIGKVFPGVRALDGVSFDVNVGQVHGLMGENGAGKSTLLKILGGEYQPDSGRVMIDGNEVRFSSAASSIAAGIAVIHQELQYVPDLTVAENLLLGQLPNSLGWVNKREAKRFVRERLEAMGVALDPNAKLRKLSIAQRQMVEICKALLRNARVIALDEPTSSLSHRETEVLFKLVRDLRADNRAMIYISHRMDEIYELCDACTIFRDGRKIASHPTLEGVSRDTIVSEMVGREISDIYNYSARPLGEVRFAAKAIEGHALAQPASFEVRRGEIVGFFGLVGAGRSELMHLVYGADHKKGGELVLDGKPIKVRSAGEAIRHGIVLCPEDRKEEGIVAMATVSENINISCRRHYLRAGIFLDRKKEAETADRFIKLLKIKTPSRRQKIRFLSGGNQQKAILSRWLAEPDLKVVILDEPTRGIDVGAKHEIYNVIYQLAERGCAIVMISSELPEVLGVSDRIVVMRQGRISGELARKDATEQSVLSLALPQSSTALPETAAQQAA from the coding sequence GTGTCAGCGACGCTACGTTTTGACAATATCGGCAAGGTCTTTCCAGGCGTGCGCGCGCTCGACGGTGTGTCCTTCGACGTCAACGTCGGCCAGGTGCACGGCCTGATGGGCGAAAACGGCGCAGGGAAATCGACCCTGCTGAAAATTCTCGGCGGTGAATATCAGCCCGACTCGGGCCGCGTGATGATCGACGGCAACGAGGTGCGCTTCTCGAGCGCGGCGTCGTCGATCGCGGCAGGGATCGCGGTGATTCACCAGGAACTGCAATACGTGCCCGATCTGACGGTCGCGGAAAACCTGCTGCTCGGGCAACTGCCGAACTCGCTCGGCTGGGTCAACAAGCGCGAAGCCAAACGCTTCGTGCGCGAACGCCTCGAAGCGATGGGCGTGGCGCTCGATCCGAACGCGAAGCTGCGCAAGCTCTCGATCGCGCAACGCCAGATGGTGGAAATCTGCAAGGCGCTGCTGCGCAACGCGCGCGTGATCGCCTTGGACGAGCCGACCAGCTCGCTGTCGCATCGCGAGACCGAGGTGCTGTTCAAGCTCGTGCGCGACCTGCGCGCCGACAATCGCGCGATGATCTACATCTCGCACCGAATGGACGAGATCTACGAGCTATGCGACGCCTGCACGATCTTCCGCGACGGCCGCAAGATCGCGTCGCACCCGACGCTCGAAGGCGTGTCGCGCGACACCATCGTCAGCGAGATGGTGGGGCGGGAAATTTCGGACATCTATAACTATTCGGCGCGGCCGCTCGGCGAAGTGCGCTTCGCGGCGAAAGCAATCGAAGGCCACGCGCTTGCGCAACCGGCCAGCTTCGAAGTGCGGCGCGGCGAGATCGTCGGCTTTTTCGGTCTGGTGGGCGCGGGCCGCAGCGAACTGATGCATCTGGTGTACGGCGCAGATCACAAGAAGGGCGGCGAGCTGGTGCTCGACGGCAAGCCGATCAAGGTGCGCAGCGCGGGCGAAGCGATCCGGCACGGCATCGTGCTGTGTCCGGAAGACCGCAAGGAAGAGGGCATCGTCGCGATGGCGACCGTGTCGGAGAACATCAACATCAGTTGCCGCCGTCACTATCTGCGCGCGGGGATATTCCTCGATCGCAAGAAGGAAGCGGAAACCGCGGACCGTTTCATCAAGCTCCTGAAGATCAAGACGCCGAGCCGCCGCCAGAAGATTCGTTTCCTCTCGGGCGGTAATCAACAGAAGGCGATTCTGTCGCGCTGGTTGGCCGAGCCGGATCTGAAAGTGGTGATTCTCGACGAGCCGACGCGCGGTATCGACGTCGGCGCGAAGCACGAAATTTACAACGTGATCTATCAGCTTGCCGAACGCGGCTGCGCGATCGTGATGATTTCGTCGGAGTTGCCGGAAGTGCTCGGCGTGTCCGACCGGATCGTCGTGATGCGCCAGGGCCGGATTTCCGGCGAACTGGCGCGCAAGGATGCAACGGAACAATCGGTGTTGAGCCTCGCGCTGCCGCAAAGCTCGACCGCGCTGCCCGAAACCGCTGCCCAACAGGCGGCCTGA
- a CDS encoding 2-dehydro-3-deoxygalactonokinase, which produces MKQAGSPTPAASHAAAGAVDTTHAHAALIALDWGTTSLRAYLYDASGNVLATRASTAGIMNLPRSAEQGGFDAAFEDVCGAWLADAPGVPVIAAGMVGSAQGWLEAPYVDTPASADALVAGIVRVEAACGVTLHIVPGVLQRGELPNVMRGEETQIFGALGEEANVTNATNATHPADSKRALIGLPGTHAKWAVVQAGRIERFHTFMTGEVFAALREHTILGRTMLTPDLPDTGAFLHGVNIAREKGQAGVLATIFSSRTLGLTGQLSREQQPDYLSGLLIGHELAGLDAVLTQQQSTLAGQSLRLIGNEALCERYRLALAQFGCTQAELVKHATEGGLWRVASQAGLVNPAAHAARAG; this is translated from the coding sequence ATGAAGCAAGCGGGTTCTCCCACCCCGGCAGCCAGCCACGCCGCAGCAGGCGCAGTCGACACCACGCACGCGCATGCCGCGCTGATCGCGCTCGATTGGGGCACGACCTCGCTGCGCGCGTATCTGTATGACGCGTCCGGCAATGTGCTGGCCACGCGCGCATCGACGGCGGGCATCATGAATCTGCCGCGCAGCGCGGAGCAGGGCGGCTTCGACGCGGCTTTCGAGGACGTCTGCGGCGCCTGGCTCGCAGACGCGCCCGGCGTGCCGGTGATCGCGGCAGGGATGGTCGGCAGCGCGCAAGGCTGGCTGGAAGCGCCTTATGTGGATACGCCGGCGAGCGCCGATGCGCTGGTGGCCGGCATCGTCCGCGTCGAGGCAGCCTGCGGTGTGACGCTGCATATCGTGCCGGGCGTCCTGCAGCGCGGCGAACTGCCCAACGTCATGCGCGGCGAAGAAACGCAGATTTTTGGCGCGCTCGGCGAAGAAGCGAACGTGACGAACGCCACGAACGCCACCCATCCCGCCGACAGCAAGCGCGCCCTGATCGGTTTGCCCGGCACTCATGCGAAATGGGCGGTGGTGCAGGCGGGCCGGATCGAACGTTTTCACACCTTCATGACCGGCGAAGTGTTCGCGGCATTGCGCGAGCACACGATCCTCGGCCGCACGATGCTCACGCCGGATCTGCCGGACACCGGCGCATTCCTGCACGGCGTGAACATCGCGCGGGAAAAGGGTCAGGCGGGTGTGCTCGCGACCATATTCAGCTCGCGCACGCTCGGCCTCACCGGACAACTTTCGCGCGAACAACAGCCCGACTATCTGTCGGGATTGCTGATCGGGCACGAACTGGCCGGCCTCGACGCGGTGCTCACGCAACAGCAAAGCACGCTCGCCGGGCAGAGCCTGCGCCTGATCGGCAACGAAGCGCTGTGCGAGCGCTACCGTCTCGCGCTGGCGCAGTTCGGCTGCACTCAGGCGGAATTGGTCAAGCACGCCACCGAGGGCGGCCTGTGGCGCGTCGCCTCACAGGCAGGGCTGGTCAATCCGGCGGCTCACGCGGCACGCGCCGGCTAA
- the araH gene encoding L-arabinose ABC transporter permease AraH: MQARENLAQQAAKSAADALIPQSNDKAKWWQQITEYSLIVIFVVMFVTMSLTVDHFFSIENMLGLALSISQIGMVACTMMFCLASRDFDLSVGSTVAFAGVLCAMVLNATGNTFIAIIAAVAAGAVIGFVNGAVIAYLRINALITTLATMEIVRGLGFIVSHGQAVGVSSDTFIALGGLSFFGVSLPIWVTLLCFIVFGVMLNQTVYGRNTLAIGGNPEASRLAGINVERTRVYIFLIQGAVTALAGVILASRITSGQPNAAEGFELNVISACVLGGVSLLGGRATISGVVIGVLIMGTVENVMNLMNIDAFYQYLVRGAILLAAVLLDQLKNRGSRD, from the coding sequence ATGCAAGCCAGAGAAAACCTCGCGCAACAGGCCGCCAAGAGCGCCGCTGATGCGCTGATTCCGCAGTCCAACGACAAGGCGAAATGGTGGCAGCAGATCACCGAGTACAGCCTGATCGTGATCTTCGTCGTGATGTTCGTCACGATGTCGCTGACCGTCGATCACTTCTTCTCGATCGAGAACATGCTCGGCCTCGCGCTGTCGATTTCGCAGATCGGCATGGTCGCGTGCACGATGATGTTCTGTCTGGCCTCGCGCGACTTCGACCTCTCGGTCGGTTCGACGGTCGCGTTCGCCGGCGTGCTGTGCGCGATGGTGCTCAACGCCACCGGCAACACCTTCATTGCGATCATCGCCGCGGTGGCGGCGGGCGCCGTGATCGGCTTCGTCAACGGCGCGGTGATCGCGTATCTGCGCATCAACGCGCTGATCACCACGCTCGCCACGATGGAAATCGTCCGCGGTCTCGGCTTTATCGTCTCGCACGGTCAGGCGGTCGGCGTGTCGTCGGACACGTTCATCGCGCTGGGCGGCTTGAGCTTCTTTGGCGTGTCGCTGCCGATCTGGGTCACGCTGCTGTGCTTCATCGTGTTCGGCGTGATGCTCAACCAGACCGTGTACGGCCGCAATACGCTCGCCATCGGCGGCAATCCGGAAGCGTCGCGTCTGGCCGGTATCAACGTGGAACGCACGCGCGTCTACATCTTCCTGATTCAGGGCGCGGTGACCGCGCTGGCCGGTGTGATTCTGGCCTCGCGTATCACGTCGGGTCAGCCGAATGCCGCGGAAGGTTTCGAGCTGAACGTGATCTCGGCGTGCGTCTTGGGCGGCGTCTCGCTGCTCGGCGGCCGCGCGACGATTTCCGGCGTCGTGATCGGCGTGCTGATCATGGGTACGGTCGAGAACGTGATGAACCTGATGAACATCGACGCGTTCTATCAGTACCTCGTGCGCGGCGCGATCCTGCTCGCCGCCGTGCTGCTCGACCAGTTGAAGAACCGCGGCTCGCGGGATTAA
- a CDS encoding IclR family transcriptional regulator, translated as MNKAMPTHAASASEADLASSADQATRAAPRPAPATKAPRASAAAQPAPVDGIALPSTLLDITPQQAGTQTLLRGLAILEAAAAGVRDLRTFGAALGTTRSTTHRLVSSLVQARYLRQVQGGYLLGPKLIELGTIALEQMPLTAVARQHLESLAEQTLDTIHLGVRDGDDVLYIDKIPGTRGLEMRSRVGHRMPLASTGIGKAMMLDLTPDVWQSLFDASRRALAGVSFKPDNRPDAQTFMQRMTNYAAGGYTFDLEENEASIRCVAAPVRDASGAVVAALSVASTIPYMSLERMDELIPVVQREARAISEELGWRAPQPATRRIKR; from the coding sequence ATGAACAAAGCGATGCCCACTCACGCCGCGTCCGCGTCCGAAGCCGATCTGGCGTCATCCGCCGATCAAGCGACCCGCGCCGCGCCGCGCCCCGCGCCGGCCACGAAAGCGCCCCGCGCCAGCGCCGCTGCCCAACCGGCGCCGGTCGACGGAATCGCCTTACCCAGCACGCTGCTCGACATCACACCACAGCAAGCGGGCACGCAAACGCTCCTGCGCGGCCTGGCGATCCTGGAGGCAGCCGCGGCCGGCGTGCGCGACCTGCGCACCTTCGGCGCCGCGCTCGGCACGACCCGCAGCACGACGCATCGGCTGGTGAGCAGCCTCGTGCAGGCCCGCTATCTCCGCCAGGTGCAAGGCGGCTACCTGCTCGGCCCGAAGCTGATCGAACTCGGCACGATCGCGCTCGAACAGATGCCGCTCACCGCGGTCGCGCGTCAGCATCTCGAATCGCTCGCGGAACAGACGCTCGACACGATCCACCTCGGCGTGCGCGATGGCGACGACGTGCTGTACATCGACAAGATCCCCGGCACGCGTGGACTCGAAATGCGCTCGCGCGTCGGGCACCGCATGCCGCTGGCGTCGACGGGAATCGGTAAAGCCATGATGCTCGATCTCACGCCGGACGTCTGGCAGTCGCTTTTCGATGCATCGCGTCGCGCGCTCGCCGGCGTCAGCTTCAAGCCGGATAACCGTCCCGACGCGCAAACCTTCATGCAGCGCATGACCAACTACGCCGCCGGCGGCTACACCTTCGACCTCGAAGAAAACGAGGCGTCGATCCGCTGCGTCGCGGCCCCGGTGCGCGATGCGTCGGGCGCGGTGGTGGCGGCGCTCTCGGTGGCGAGCACGATTCCGTATATGTCGCTCGAACGCATGGACGAACTGATTCCGGTCGTGCAGCGCGAAGCGCGCGCGATCTCGGAAGAACTCGGCTGGCGCGCCCCGCAACCGGCAACCCGCAGGATCAAGCGATGA
- a CDS encoding SDR family oxidoreductase codes for MKRLAGKVALVTGAGRGIGAAIAHAFAREGAAVVLAELDIETAQQTAEHIKSQTGARVLAVPTDVTQAASVQHAVSEAERAFGSVDVLVNNAGINVFCDPLTMTDDDWRRCFAVDLDGVWNGCRAVLPGMVERGAGSIVNIASTHSFKIIPGCFPYPVAKHGVIGLTRALGIEYAPRNVRVNAIAPGYIETQLTHDWWNEQADPAAAQQATLDLQPMKRIGRPEEVAMTAVFLASDEAPSINATCITVDGGRSALYHD; via the coding sequence ATGAAGCGGCTCGCCGGCAAAGTTGCTCTCGTCACCGGAGCCGGTCGCGGCATCGGCGCGGCGATCGCGCATGCGTTCGCGCGCGAGGGCGCGGCAGTCGTGCTGGCCGAACTGGACATCGAAACCGCGCAGCAGACGGCGGAGCATATCAAGTCGCAAACCGGCGCGCGCGTGCTCGCGGTGCCTACGGACGTGACGCAGGCGGCTTCGGTTCAGCACGCGGTGAGCGAAGCCGAACGCGCATTCGGCTCGGTCGACGTGCTGGTGAACAACGCCGGCATCAACGTGTTCTGCGATCCCTTGACCATGACGGACGACGACTGGCGCCGTTGCTTCGCCGTCGATCTCGACGGCGTGTGGAACGGTTGCCGCGCGGTGCTGCCGGGCATGGTCGAACGCGGCGCGGGGAGCATCGTGAATATCGCTTCGACGCATTCGTTCAAGATCATTCCGGGCTGCTTTCCGTATCCGGTGGCCAAGCACGGTGTGATTGGCCTGACCCGCGCGCTCGGCATCGAATACGCGCCGCGCAACGTGCGGGTCAACGCGATCGCGCCGGGTTACATCGAAACGCAATTGACGCACGACTGGTGGAACGAACAGGCCGATCCGGCCGCCGCGCAGCAGGCGACGCTGGATCTGCAACCGATGAAGCGCATCGGCCGCCCGGAAGAGGTGGCGATGACGGCGGTGTTTCTCGCCTCGGACGAAGCGCCGTCCATCAACGCCACCTGCATCACCGTGGATGGTGGGCGCTCCGCGCTGTATCACGACTGA
- a CDS encoding 2-dehydro-3-deoxy-6-phosphogalactonate aldolase has translation MQPHINLPAPYMPHAGLIAAFEACPLIAIMRGVTPADAAEHGQALYEAGFRIVEVPLNSPQPFDSIAAIRKVLPADAIVGAGTVLHPSFVNDVKSAGGELIVMPHSDPEVVSAAKARGMACAPGVATPTEAFIALKNGADVLKMFPAEQLGCQVVKAWRAVIAAEVPLVPVGGITPDNMGPFLSAGANGFGLGSALYKPGQSAAVTASHAKAFINGLRIARAGAKK, from the coding sequence ATGCAACCTCACATCAATCTGCCCGCTCCGTACATGCCGCACGCGGGTTTGATCGCGGCGTTCGAGGCCTGTCCGCTGATCGCGATCATGCGCGGCGTGACGCCCGCCGATGCCGCCGAGCACGGCCAGGCGCTTTACGAAGCCGGCTTCCGGATCGTCGAAGTGCCGCTTAATTCGCCGCAGCCGTTCGACAGCATCGCTGCGATCCGCAAGGTGTTGCCGGCGGATGCGATCGTCGGCGCGGGCACGGTGCTGCATCCGAGTTTCGTCAACGACGTGAAGTCGGCGGGCGGCGAACTGATCGTGATGCCGCACAGCGATCCGGAAGTGGTCAGCGCCGCGAAAGCGCGAGGCATGGCCTGCGCGCCGGGCGTCGCGACGCCGACGGAAGCGTTCATCGCGCTAAAGAACGGCGCGGACGTGCTGAAGATGTTCCCCGCCGAACAACTCGGCTGCCAGGTCGTGAAGGCATGGCGCGCGGTGATCGCGGCGGAAGTGCCGCTGGTGCCGGTCGGCGGTATCACGCCCGACAACATGGGGCCGTTTCTCAGCGCGGGCGCGAACGGCTTCGGCCTCGGCTCGGCGTTGTACAAGCCGGGTCAGAGCGCGGCCGTGACCGCATCGCACGCGAAGGCGTTCATCAACGGTTTGCGCATTGCCCGCGCGGGTGCGAAGAAATGA
- a CDS encoding arabinose ABC transporter substrate-binding protein: protein MKRRIFLTLAAAATGVLFNAPVAQAADPVKIGFLVKQPEEPWFQDEWKFAEIAAKEKGFTLVKIGAPSGEKVMSAIDNLSAQKAQGFVICTPDVKLGPGIVAKAKADGLKMMTVDDRLVDGAGKPIASVPHMGISAYNIGKQVGDGLAAEIKKRGWDMKDVGAIDVTYEQLPTAHDRTSGATDALIAAGFPKANIIAAPQAKTDTENAFNAANIALTKNPNFKHWVAYALNDEGVLGAVRAAEGRGFKADNMIGIGIGGSESALNEFKKPSPTGFYGTVIISPKRHGEETSTLMYDWITQGKAPPALTLTSGMLATRDNVADVRQKMGLAAN from the coding sequence ATGAAACGTAGAATTTTTCTCACGCTGGCAGCAGCGGCGACGGGTGTGCTCTTCAATGCACCGGTCGCGCAAGCCGCTGATCCGGTGAAGATCGGCTTCCTCGTGAAGCAGCCGGAAGAGCCGTGGTTCCAGGACGAGTGGAAGTTCGCCGAAATCGCCGCCAAGGAGAAGGGCTTCACGCTGGTGAAGATCGGCGCGCCGTCGGGCGAGAAGGTGATGAGCGCAATCGACAACCTGTCGGCGCAGAAGGCGCAAGGCTTCGTGATCTGCACGCCTGACGTCAAGCTCGGACCGGGCATCGTCGCGAAAGCGAAGGCCGACGGCCTGAAGATGATGACGGTGGACGACCGTCTGGTCGACGGCGCGGGCAAGCCGATCGCGTCGGTGCCGCATATGGGCATCTCGGCATACAACATCGGCAAGCAGGTCGGCGACGGCCTGGCTGCGGAAATCAAGAAGCGCGGCTGGGACATGAAGGACGTGGGCGCGATCGACGTGACCTACGAACAGCTGCCGACCGCGCATGACCGCACGAGCGGCGCGACTGACGCCCTGATTGCCGCTGGCTTCCCGAAGGCGAACATCATCGCCGCGCCGCAAGCGAAGACCGACACGGAAAACGCGTTCAACGCCGCCAACATCGCGTTGACGAAGAATCCGAACTTCAAGCACTGGGTGGCCTACGCACTGAACGACGAAGGTGTGCTCGGCGCGGTGCGCGCAGCGGAAGGCCGCGGCTTCAAGGCGGACAACATGATCGGTATCGGCATCGGCGGCTCGGAGTCGGCACTCAACGAGTTCAAGAAGCCGTCGCCGACGGGTTTCTACGGCACGGTCATCATCAGCCCGAAGCGCCATGGCGAAGAAACCTCGACGCTGATGTACGACTGGATCACGCAAGGCAAGGCACCGCCGGCACTGACGCTGACCAGCGGCATGCTGGCCACGCGTGACAACGTTGCCGACGTGCGCCAGAAGATGGGCCTCGCGGCGAATTGA